A window of Bradyrhizobium diazoefficiens genomic DNA:
GAATCGCCGCAGCGCCCGCCAGATCAGCGAGCCCGGAACCGGCATGCGGGCGCGGACATATTCGGGAAAGCGGGTGTGGAAGCTGGTCGTGAACGGCAGTCTGCGCTGGCGGCAATAGCGGCGGACCATCAGGCCGATCGGCCCTTCCGTCGCAATGTGGATGCTGTCCGGGCGCGCCTCTTCGATCAGCTTCGCAATGCGGGCCGGGCGCGGCATCGCGAGGCGCACATCCCGGTAGCTCGGCATCGCAAAGGTGCGGAACGATTGCGGCGTCAGAAACGTGAACTCGACGCCGAGCCCTTTGGCCGCGTCGGCGAGCTTGGTCAGCGTCCGAACCACACCGTTGACTTGCGGGTGCCAGGCGTCGGTCGCGACCAGGATGCGCATCAGGCGGCCCTTATCAAGCAGCTCTCGCCGCGACCTGCGGAACGGTTGCCGGCTTCTGCAAATGATCCGCCCAGGTGATGATCTCGAAATGGCCGTCGTCGTGCTCGACGAGCGCCGTGCAGCTCTCGACCCAGTCGCCGCAATTCATGTAGCGAATGCCGCCCTCGTCGCGGATCACGGCATAGTGGATGTGGCCGCAGATCACGCCGTCGGCGTCGTGACGACGCGCCTCGGCGGCGAGCGCCTGCTCGAACGCGCCGATATAATTGACGGCGTTCTTGACCTTCTGCTTGGCCCATTGCGACAGCGACCAATAAGGCACCTTGAACAAGCGGCGAAAGAAGTTGACGAAGCGATTCATCTGGATCGCGAAGTCGTAGGCCTTGTCGCCGAGATGAGCGAGCCAGCGCGCGTTCTGCACCACGAGATCGAAGATGTCGCCGTGGATGACGAGATAGCGCTTGCCGTCGACGCCGGTGTGGACGGTGTTCTCGACCACGTCGATGCCGCCGAAATGCGTGCCGTAATAGTTGCGCAGGAACTCGTCGTGGTTGCCCGGGATGTAGATGACCTTGGCACCCTTGCGCGCCTTGCGCAGCAGCTTCTGCACGAGGTCGTTGTGGGACTGCGGCCAGTGCCAGCTCGATTTCAGCGCCCAGCCGTCGACGATGTCGCCGACCAGATAGATCGTGTCGGCATCGTGGTAACGCAGGAAGTCGAGCAGAAGATCGGCTTGAGAACCGCGGGCTCCGAGATGAACGTCGGAGATGAACAACGTGCGAAAGCGCCGCTCCGGGCTCTCGTCACTCACATCGTAACTTCCCATGCGCCAGCCTGTAACAATGTCCCGTGACAGGGGGATGACCGATTGAACGTTTGAGGCACCTTCAAATACGAATCACGCCTTGCCTCGCCCTCCCCGCGGATATCAGTCGCATGCGACAATCAGGCGACATGGGGCCGCGGCGGTCCCCGCAAGACCACGGAACCCCGTGGGTTTTGCTCAATGAAGGACGCCAGGCGCCAAGCCCCATCACAAGCCCGCGTCAATAGAACCTGTGGAGATGATGGATCGGGCCGTGCCCCTGTCCGACGCTGAAGCGGTCGGCGGCGCCAATCGCCGCGCTGATCCAGGCCTTGGCGTTGCGCACGGCGCTTTCCATATCCTCGCCCTTGGCCAGCCCCGCCGCGACCGCCGAGGACAGCGAGCAGCCGGTGCCATGGTTGTTGCGGGTGGCGAGGCGAGGCGCGGCGAGCGCGATCGTGTTGTCGGCATCGACGAGATAGTCGATGCTCTCGGCGCCCTCGCCATGCCCGCCCTTGATCAGGACCGCACCGCAGCCGAGCGTCAGCAGGCGCCGCCCCTGGCTTTCGATCTCCGCCCCGCCTGCCGCGACCGGCCCGTCGAGCAGCGCCGCGGCCTCCGGCAGATTGGGCGTGATCACCGACGCCAGCGGCATCAGCCTGGTGCGCAGGACGTTGACGCCCTCGGATGCCAGCAGGCGGTCGCCGGAGGTCGCTACCATCACGGGATCGAGCACGACGTGCCGGGGCGCCCAGCGCGACAGCGCGACCGCGATCGCATCGATGCTGGCGACGTCAGCCACCATGCCGATCTTCACTGCGCCGATGTCGAGATCGGAAAACACCGCGTCGATCTGTTCGGTGACGAACTCCGCGGGCACTGCGTGGATGCCGGTGACGCCGCGCGTGTTCTGCGCGGTCAAGGCCGTGATGGCGGACGCCCCATAGACGCCGAGCGCGGCAAAGGTCTTCAGGTCGGCCTGGATGCCGGCGCCGCCGCTCGAATCGGAGCCGGCAATGGTGAGCGCGACCGGGGTCGTCATCGCCGGACACATTTGCTGGATACGGACACCGCCATGGCCTGTCTTAGCGCGACCGTGGAACTCCAGCAAGCGCACCGAGCTGCAGCCGACCGTGATTCGCGACACCGTGGCGCGCACTTCGAATCAGGCGGACATGGCGGGGCCGCGACGCCGTAATAGTGCGGCCTTGAAAATACAACCGCGCCGGGCGCTTGGTATAATCGCGAATCTGCTTCGCCGATGCGTGAGACGTCAGGTGGTGGAACTGTTCAGCGACACCGGTGCTGCGGGCCTCCTCGGCCCGCAAGCCGCCTGGACTTGGGGGTGGAACCATGTGGGCTTTTTTCGAACGTCTCCTCGACTCGTCCATGCTCTCGCCGCACGGCATCTGCCTGCTGTGGGAGCCTGAACTGATCTGGCTTCACGTCGTCTCCGACGCCTGCATTGCCGTCGCCTATTTTTCGATTCCGTTTGCCCTCGGAATCCTCGTCACCAAGCGGCGCGATCTCAAATTCGGCTGGGTCTACTGGGCGTTCGCGATCTTCATCATGGCGTGTGGCCTGACCCATGTACTGTCGATCTACACGCTCTGGGTCCCGGTCTACGGCATCGAGGGCATCGTCAAGGCGGCGACCGCGGTGGCGTCCGTGTTCACGGCGGGTGCGCTCTGGCCGCTGCTGCCGAGTATCCTGACGATCCCCTCGCCGTTCGAGCTGCGGCAGGTCCAGGCCGCGCTCGAGGAGGAGGAAATCAAGAGCCGGGACGCGACGCTGCTGCTCCGGCAGGTCAGCGACGCACAGCGCGCGATGCGCGACAGCGTGGCGCGCCTCACCGCAATCGTCGAGACCGCGGTGGACGGCGTCATCCTGTTCGACGCGCAAGACCGCATCCTGCTGTTCAATCCGGCCTGCGAGCGCTTGTTCGGCTACTCTGCCGACGAGGTGATGAGCCGGAACGTCAGGATGCTGATGCCTGAGGCAGTCGCTGCGCCCGACGGCCACGCAAGGCATTTCGCGACTGCCGGCGAGGCCATCGGCCTGCGCAAGGACGGATCGACCTTTCCGATGGACGTGTCGGTCGGCCAGGCGCGGCAGGACGGCGAACTGATCTTCGTCGGCATCGTCCACGACCTGACTGCGCGCAAGCTGACCGAACAGCAGCTTCAGCAGGCGCAAAAGATGGAGACGGTCGGTCAGCTCTCCGGCGGCATCGCTCACGACTTCAACAATCTGCTCACCGTCATCATCGGTAACGCCGAGCACTTGAGCGAGCAGCTCAAGACCTGGCCCGACCTGAGGCGCTTTGCCGACGACATCTGCCAGTCGGGCGAGCGGGGCGCCGAGCTGACGCAGCGACTGCTCGCATTCAGTCGCCGCCAATTGCTGCAGCCTCAGACGATCGATTGCCGGGGCCTGCTCGATTCCATGTTCAAGCTGCTCAAGCGCACCTTGCGCGAAGACATCGAGATCAAGACGGCGTCCGGGCCCGGCACGATCCTGGCCTTCGCGGACCGCGCCCAGCTCGAATCCGCGGTGCTGAACCTTGCGCTCAACGCACAGGATGCCATGCCGGCCGGAGGTCACCTGACGCTGAGCACGGAGTTGACCGCGCTCGACGACGACTATCGTGCGCTTCACCCCGAAGTCGCATCCGGGGCTTACGCGTTGATCTCGATCGCCGACGACGGCGAAGGCATGACGCCCGAGGTCACCCGGCGCGCATTCGAGCCGTTCTTCACCACCAAGGAGGTGGGCAAGGGCTCGGGCCTCGGCCTCAGCATGGTCTATGGCTTCGCCAAGCAATCCAATGGCCATGTCTCGATCTACAGCGAGGCAGGCCTTGGGACGACGGTCCGGATCTACCTGCCGCGCGCGGACACCGGACAATCCCACACCGACCTTACCGATGGCGAGGACGCGGCGCCGCGGGGATACGAGACGATCCTGATCGCCGAGGACGACCCGTTCGTTCGCTCCTCCGCCATTCGCAGGGTGGAAGCCCTCGGATATCGCGTCGTTGCCGCGGTCAACGGCAAGGAGGCCTTGCAGCAGTTGCGCACCGACCCCAGCATCGACATGCTGTTCACCGATATCGTGATGCCCGGCGGCATCAGCGGCTGGGAGCTCGCCGATCAGGCGCGGCGGATTCGCCCCTCGCTGCCGGTCCTGTTCACCTCGGGCTACGCGCTGGAAACCCTGGTCGAGCAGGGCCGCGCGCATGCGCAGGCCATCGTGCTGATCAAGCCCTATCGCAAGGTCGAGCTCGCCCAGCGGCTCAGAGACGCTTTCGCCGCAGCGGTCGTGACCACCTAGGGATCGTGACCTCCTGGGGCGCCGGACAGGCATCTGGCGGCCGGCAAGTCCGCTTGCTAAATCGTGCCGGGTTTGGCCTATTAGCCGCCAGATACGCTTTCGGAGTGCCCGCGATGGTTCCTTTTTTCGTCCAGATCAAATGCAAGCTCGGCCAGTCCTATACGGTCGCCAATGCGCTTGCCGAAGCCGAGATCGCTTCCGAAATCTACTCCACGGCCGGCCAATACGACCTCCTCGTGAAGTTCTATGTCGACAAGGACACCGACATCGGCCATTTCGTCAACGAGAAGGTGCAGGTGCTGCCGGGCATCCAGGACACCCTCACCATCATCACTTTCAAGGCGTTTGGCGCCAGCTAGCTTAGGACTAACCGGCTTCCTCGCGCTTGGGCGGCGGCGGACCGT
This region includes:
- a CDS encoding UDP-2,3-diacylglucosamine diphosphatase — encoded protein: MGSYDVSDESPERRFRTLFISDVHLGARGSQADLLLDFLRYHDADTIYLVGDIVDGWALKSSWHWPQSHNDLVQKLLRKARKGAKVIYIPGNHDEFLRNYYGTHFGGIDVVENTVHTGVDGKRYLVIHGDIFDLVVQNARWLAHLGDKAYDFAIQMNRFVNFFRRLFKVPYWSLSQWAKQKVKNAVNYIGAFEQALAAEARRHDADGVICGHIHYAVIRDEGGIRYMNCGDWVESCTALVEHDDGHFEIITWADHLQKPATVPQVAARAA
- a CDS encoding Lrp/AsnC family transcriptional regulator, encoding MVPFFVQIKCKLGQSYTVANALAEAEIASEIYSTAGQYDLLVKFYVDKDTDIGHFVNEKVQVLPGIQDTLTIITFKAFGAS
- the thiD gene encoding bifunctional hydroxymethylpyrimidine kinase/phosphomethylpyrimidine kinase, which codes for MTTPVALTIAGSDSSGGAGIQADLKTFAALGVYGASAITALTAQNTRGVTGIHAVPAEFVTEQIDAVFSDLDIGAVKIGMVADVASIDAIAVALSRWAPRHVVLDPVMVATSGDRLLASEGVNVLRTRLMPLASVITPNLPEAAALLDGPVAAGGAEIESQGRRLLTLGCGAVLIKGGHGEGAESIDYLVDADNTIALAAPRLATRNNHGTGCSLSSAVAAGLAKGEDMESAVRNAKAWISAAIGAADRFSVGQGHGPIHHLHRFY
- a CDS encoding PAS domain-containing sensor histidine kinase, giving the protein MWAFFERLLDSSMLSPHGICLLWEPELIWLHVVSDACIAVAYFSIPFALGILVTKRRDLKFGWVYWAFAIFIMACGLTHVLSIYTLWVPVYGIEGIVKAATAVASVFTAGALWPLLPSILTIPSPFELRQVQAALEEEEIKSRDATLLLRQVSDAQRAMRDSVARLTAIVETAVDGVILFDAQDRILLFNPACERLFGYSADEVMSRNVRMLMPEAVAAPDGHARHFATAGEAIGLRKDGSTFPMDVSVGQARQDGELIFVGIVHDLTARKLTEQQLQQAQKMETVGQLSGGIAHDFNNLLTVIIGNAEHLSEQLKTWPDLRRFADDICQSGERGAELTQRLLAFSRRQLLQPQTIDCRGLLDSMFKLLKRTLREDIEIKTASGPGTILAFADRAQLESAVLNLALNAQDAMPAGGHLTLSTELTALDDDYRALHPEVASGAYALISIADDGEGMTPEVTRRAFEPFFTTKEVGKGSGLGLSMVYGFAKQSNGHVSIYSEAGLGTTVRIYLPRADTGQSHTDLTDGEDAAPRGYETILIAEDDPFVRSSAIRRVEALGYRVVAAVNGKEALQQLRTDPSIDMLFTDIVMPGGISGWELADQARRIRPSLPVLFTSGYALETLVEQGRAHAQAIVLIKPYRKVELAQRLRDAFAAAVVTT